The window CTAGAAGAGTGtgaagtgtgacataaatgcatctgtaaataaataaatttaaattcacGTCTCGcatgctttaatgaccttcagatGGAACATATACGCTCGCTTTGATCTAACGAATAATGGCGGAATACCCTGGGATGTCCACTTAGAAGTGCCTttcttgtgaaacagaaaggttcttcagatgttaaaggttctttatggaaccatttagacaaaaaaggttcttctatggcatcgtgaagcacctttatttttaagatagtATCTAACATCAATTTCGTTGAATAAGCTTTTGTAATAAGcagaaaacattttgaaaatgacatctaatcaatataatctatcatttttttaaaatcgaACTATTTTGTACCATATCCATGTAATTCTCCAGCCATAAAGGCTATCTCTCCCAGGTTTTCTGCAACCCGAATGTTTACAAACCTATAATAGGTCTATTccacatccctaatcctacccaatacctaaacttaacaactaccatAGTAACtactaataagcagcaaattagtgGTTTATTGAAGCAAAAGTCAaagttaatggtttgttaatagtgagaattggagcttaaaataaagtgtgacctatCCTGATAGCTCACGTACTTCTCTGAGACGAAGTCAgtatttacatctgcaagacatagtttgctcatctggacatttcctatcagatgtcaaatagacatctattagatgtctttaagatgtttatgaattagaatgtatgtcaaaactgacatcttacagatgtctgccagacgtttgtagaACATgcacatctgcaagatgtctgttaaagatcgctTGAtatggaaagcatctgctgtgtacgaacgtctggcagacatctgtaagatgtcagttttgacatacattctaattcataaacatcttaaagacatctaatagatgtctatttgacatgtgaaacgtccaatagacatattgcagatgagcaaactacgtcttgcagatgtattgcagatataaatgcagacgtcaaatagacatctctgacatgtacgtgtgctatcagggtagtTACTACCCAACACTGGTTACTACCCTAATAGTACACGTACATCTCGcagacatctatttgacgtctgcatttacatctgcaagacatagtttgctcatctgcaatacatctattggacATTTCcgatcagatgtcaaatagacgtctattagatgtctttaaggtgtttatgatttagaatggatgtaaaactgacatcttacagatgtctgccagatgtttgtacacaacagatgctttccagatcaagagatctttaacagacatctgtAACAGACTTGTGCTATACTTGTGCTATCTGGGTACCCAGCTCTGGTTGTTCTACATGTTGGTTTTCTTGAAAACATAAAATTACCAAATTACCATGAAATATTAACTCAACTATGTGTAGACTTAATGAAACTGAGTAAACTAACAAAGCTACACATGCCAAGGTAAATTAATCTCTATCTAGTAGGcatgttaattaaatatatactatatatagtgACACTGCAAACTTGTGTAAGTTTACCTagttttaaaggaatagctcacccaaaaattaaaatttgatgtttttctgcttacccccagggcatgtAGGTGacattgtttcttcagcagaacacaaacaaagatttttagctcaaaccgttgcagtctgtcagtcatataatggcagtcaatggttactaaatatttaagagtaaaaaaatatacacagacaaaaccaaattaaaccctgtggcttgtgacaatacattgaggtcttgagacacaaaacgattagtctgtgcaagaaactgatcagtatttatatcattatttacctctgaatcGAGAGAGGTATACTCTCATGAGCGTGTTCACCCAGGCGGCGCATgaatttttactcttaaagatttggtaaccattgactgtcattatatgattgacagactgcaacagtttgagttaaaaattgtgttctactgaagaaacaaagtcacctacatctttggataagcagataaacatcaaattttaattttggggtgagcTATTAAAGGGTTAAGTCAATTGCATGCAATGAATTTAGGTTAGGAAAAAAACATGTTCAAGACTTGATTCATTAgctcattttaattaattcaaaCAAGCAGCAAAATAATGTTTTGAGTGAACTGCATAAGTGagaacattctgctaaacatctccATTTGTGGTCCACAGCAGGTCTGCGAGTttagaaagacatgagggtgagtaaatcattacagaattatAAATTTAGCACGAACGATATCTTTAAACGTAATAAATTAACTTGGTTCGcaaaaaaaattaacaacaatGTATTTATAAACCTCCAAATTACTTTTCAAAACATAACTCTGAAACTGTAACAGACTCTGAAATGCACAACCCCGCGATCTACCATCATTTACAATATACTGTAACACACAGGGAAAGGAAGATCTTAGTTTTATTTTCAGTGAAGGACACAGGATCCATTCACAAACATTCATAACACATCTTTCATTATGTGTGCTAACGGTGTGATTCTCAACTCTGATCCTGAGAACACAAACTCTGCACTTTTGCCATCCTTATTTACACACAGTTCAGACTGAATGAACTGAAGTGCTGCGGATCTCCAGGACCAGAGTTAGAAACCACTGTGCTAAAATATCACCAACATTAGTGGCATTTATACCCTGATGTCAAAGTACAAAGAGACCACAGAGAGTGTCATTTCTCATTACTGGAGTGTCTTGAATATCACTTTTCTCTGTGAGTCTTCGCCTTCAGATCGGAGATTCACAAACCGGATTTCTGGCTACAACGTGACATTTTGGCACCAAAACAAAGGGAAACTGAAAAATAAGTGCCACactcaaaaaaacaaaagcaaatacTGAAGGTGTTCCAACGAAACGTCACAAATTGTTGCTTTTCGCACGTAAAAAAAAGGAATACTGAACTTGCTTTTACAAATACGTGACACGTCAGATTTGAAGAGCTGAGCTTGGCTATGTAGGAAGTGAGTAACGAAAAAAAACGAGACAGCTGGATAGGTAAACACAAACTCCACCTGGGGCGACACAATCCCCGTCCCTGTCTGATTCGGTCCGTCAGTCTCTGAGGGCGGCTTGTGTGAGTGTGTTGGTGTCTCATTTGGCTTTGCCGGCGTCCTGTGTCTCTTCCTCCACCACTACAACGGGCAAATTGTGGAACTGACCATTGGCATCCAGCTGTATCTCAGCTGCCTCCTCCGTTTCGCCTTGCACCACCTCTTCGCCTCCTTCCACCACGGTCGCGCTGCCCCCAGCTTCATCGCCCTCGAGCTGCAGCTCCATGACGCTCACACTGTGGTCGGCGGTGGCCGGGTCTATTTCAATCAGGGTAGTGTTGTCCTGGTTCTCGTCCTCCTGTACGACACTGACGACGCCCTCTTGCATCACTACCGTACCTGCGACCACCTGACCGTCCTGGGCTACGCCGGCAGCAGTCGCCTTCTGCGTCAACTGGACGAGCTCAACAGGGCTCATGACTGTCCCGAGCTGTCCGTGGTCCTGCATGGCTGTGGTGCCCAGCAGCGTGAGCCCAGATGTGGGATGGAGTGCGATGGCTTCGTTTTTTCCATCTGAACCTGTGGCGATTCTCGTGAAGAGCTGCGAGCCGGCGGGGAGGGCGTGTAGGGTGACCGTATTGGATGATTGACCGAGACCGGCCACCGCGAAAGACTGGCCAATGGAGGAAAGGGTGATCGGCGAGAGTACGGTGAACTGCTGGGGCTGGAGGGTGAAAGGCTGGGCTATGGATGTGCTGAGCACGGTGGTGGAGGCAGGCCGTTGGAGGCGGGGGCGTTTGGGAGCGCGTTTGGCTGGAGGGGTGGAGGGGAGGACCAGACTGCTGAGGGCTTGTGATTGAGACAACCAGCTGAGCGACTGCTGCCGCTTCTGCTCCTCGACCTGCTGTTCCAGTGCTAAACAGAAACACAAGAGATGCCGTTGTTTTCAGAGGAGTTAATACAATCTATGAAGTAGTGTGTTACTGCTACTGGTCACAATTTAGTTTAAAGACCAATTGttactattaactatgacttttgccttaaaggaacaatatgtaagaattttatgtcagttaatcataaaatggccctgacatttcactagacattaagaaatcatgttcatttcaaatacttatatgactgacaacagtggtccggccaggatattgtcatttaaaagtgacagttgcagcccacgactgatgttattgttgtcatgttgtgttttggtctgaggctccaccctccagctatctaccaatcacgaaatcagtagagtttcgtgagacgggttgccagctctgctctagttagttacagctactgctaagaacgagtcggataaaacatgtataacattacgaaacctaaaagacctcgttatgaattcaaagaacgtcgtgacaaagtccgaaataaatcaaggatttgtataggagatgcctttgaaagatgcagacggctgaaaacagagacgaatttgaagacagatgccaacgttgctaattttctcctggacaggtaagattcatctatgtttggctaacttacttgtacttaatgtaaATAGACATTTCAAATATTCACGACAGTCGAACAAAGGTATATATGTTCGTGCAAAGTAACATAGCGCATATGGAGGAGGTGGGGTCATCGAATTGAAAAGGTAAGGAATAATTTGGAAAATAGAAACAGCGAGTCGTCATTGCTAACATTATCAATGCATTATCAGAGCCCGTTTCTCTGTCATTATGCTGAAACGCCGAGGAAAACAACATTAGCACGTCGATTACGGTAATGTGAAACGCAATTGAGACGTATTGAGTAGCCTAACGTTACCTctgtaaaaatgaatgaaataaggAATTGACCCTCGACTTTTGGATGCTATATTCTACCATGTTTGTTGGTATCTAAAAGCCCCGTGCtgccgtacacagtggattttccacggtcgcccgtgctaaatgcgttcataaaaagctttatatcgcaccactagcagggtatgaaaacaatctatgttccgactgaaatgtggtattacagtacatctttacgaaatatttggctaatcgcctaATTACTATTTACTACGCAAAACATttgaagcataaacataagtaacagaagaaaaaaaactttttgtgtaggactcgtcacttgccattggaagctccttgagGCAGCCTACagtcctgctggatcctgcagcttagctggcaacctcgagtcaggggggagagggagggcatacaccgttctacagtattttgaaagtgactgCAGtgccagttttggccacaatcctacatattgttcctttaaaggaatagttaactttcagaacaaaaatgtacagataatgtactcacccccttgtcatcaaagatgttcatgtctttctttcttcggtcataaggaaattatgttttttgaggaaaacatttcaggatttctctccatatgctatggtgcccccgagtttgaacttctaaaatgcagcttcaaagggctctaaacgataacAGTCGAGGAAAGAAGGATCGTATCGAGCaaaattcaatttatatacttcttaacctgaAATGCTCATCATGTCTAGCTCTGTCCATACTCggtttagagattaaaaagtacataaattgtaaatgtttttagaaaataactgattgtttcgctagataagaccctttttcctcttGCATCACTACCGTACCTGCGACCAACTGACTGTTCTGGGCTACGCCAGCAGCAGCCGCCTTCTGTGTCAACTAGACAAGTTCGACAGGGCTCATGACTGTCCCGAGCTGTTCGTTCCTcagttgggatcatttagaatactttgaagctgcatttaaactgcattttggaagttcaaactcggggcaccatagaagtccattatatggagagaaatcacaaaatgttttcctcaaaaaaacaatttcttcacgactgaagtaaaaaagacatgaacatcttggatgacaaaggggtgagtacattatctgtaaatttttgttctgaaagtcaactactcctttaataaactGCCgatttaaggattagttcacttccagaataaaagttgactgataatttactcacccccttgtcgtccaagatgttcatgtttttctttcttcagttgaaacgAAATTAAAGGGGTTCTATTatgcttttttactttttgaattttagtcagtgtgtggtgtgtatgtttgagcataaaaaacataaaaaaactgctACAAAGGAGaagaactacaatgaacggctcctttggactacagcgtttgtttgtttttttttgtttttttttttgttttttttttgtttttttggatacTATGATGTCACAACTTGGTTCAttagaatatcattaaaaaaaatcctgcCTATGGAAATTCGAATCGTTGGCAGATGTAGAGAGACAAGGTGCAGGGCGCCTCGTATAAACGTAAGCATTGACCAAAGTGACCACAAACTGTCGTGCCATTGACGTGtgtggtatagagggtcgaaacacatgcggactcgtggctgatgtaaacacaagcattgactagagtgacgatcatcagAGATGCGCCGTAGAggtgtgcagtgtgtggtgtattcatcatacagtgtagatagcttcactagccttatgttGGAGCTGATTTCaggcaaataaataattaaataaatgatcacaataatgataatatcatgtatcagcAATTTCACAGGCTGGCGATAGGACcgacactactgtagcgtattatttactcaccctccatgcatccaaGGTGTATTTGACTTCCTTTTTatagacgaatgcaatcagagttatattaaaaataatcctggcactcccaaactTTAGAACGacatagactggtgtttctcttcatcagacAAAACTCCAAAAAGTCCaaaagtcgatccataataaaaagtgcctcacatggctccaggaggTAAAAgtctcctttagcgatccgacgAGTTTTTGTAagagaaatatccatatttaaaacataagaatcactttaatctagcttgcgcagtggTACACAtactgctttgggaaggggcgtggaaGTACTGAAACACCGTCTAaactgttcgccaatcgcaatgcagtgggactgctaaccaatcacaacacatttagtttttcagaagccggaccttcatcaaacccgggaACTAATCGAGacatttgtgccagcctgagaAGAAAGCTATTATAATAATggaaattatgtgaaaaataatgcgtttttcaaaccaccaagcatgagagcatctagtgcacccccaaaacaaaataaagacattgtaaaagagcataataagaccactttaaggtttttgaggaaagcaatccaggatttttctccatatagtgaacttcaatgatGCTTAatagattgaaggttaaaaatgaagtttcagtgcagctctacatgatcccagacaaggaatgaGGGTCTTATATAACGAAAcaatcagccattttctaaaaaaaaaagaagtagacGTCTGTCTTCGAACAGCGTGTTGCGTCCTCTGATTGGAAACGGAGCGGAGTTATGAGCTTTGACTGACAATTTGAGGATGCAATGGCTTAACAAGGTTTAGTCACAAGCTATTTTAAACGTTTTTCAttggttaaatatttgtaaaacccACAAACAGACATAAGGAAGACCAATAGCACTgacgtaaaataataataacgaaATATAATAGAGATAGAACATTTCTTTGATAAATGATTGGGAAACACTGCACTAGACAAGACTATTATTTCTTGTGGAtcgtgcagagccctttgaagctgcagtaaaactgcaatttagaccttcaacccgttaGCATTGAAGTcatctggagaaaaatcctgaaaagatttcctcaaaaaccctaacTTCTTTTTCTGAAGTAAGAaatacacaaacatcttggatgacaagttgggtgagtatattatcaggaaatttgtattcttgaagtgaactaattctttaatagTTGGTaaagtagttgttaagtttaggtatggtgCAGGGTTAAGGGATCTACAATAAAGTCAGGCAGAATAAGATAGTAACATGTACTTTATAAGTACAAATAAAATGCTAgtaatgcatgctaataagcaactatttaatagtgagaattggtcctaaAAAAACTTTGGTAATGAGTGTTCTTATAATATCTGCTGACAGACAAAGATGGAAGCATACTTCACTGACAGGAGATCATTTCTGCAAATTAACTGAACTATTATTCAGACAGAGCTTGGTAAATGTTTCAGCTTGTCCAAAGGGCTGCACTAAAATTTCTAGTCTGAAAATGTCCCTATTGTCTCTTAACTCACATGTCAGTGTTCTGAGGACCTGCGTCTGCTCCGGGTCCGTCATTTGCCGTCGAACATTCAGAATTTGTTTGATGGAGTCCAGCAGGTCAAAGACTTGTGCCAGGTTACTCAGAACTGcaatctctgcaagacagaccaCATGATTACATTTCATGCACACACACCGTACTAAACACCAAACTCATCATTAATAGCCACATTCTATTACAGAATAACAACACAACAATGTGAAGTGAAATAAACTGACAACAAATTTTACATTGCAAAATTCCACATTTTCCAAACCTcttagcagatttttttttttcctcaggttTTTTCCATTAACTTTTTTGATgttaaagttaaataaaacatACAGACTTTTACATGCACATGAGAAACTTTATTTGTGCAATCAAGAAACTACATGCACATGGGCATTTGCATGCTTACGcattacaatttttacaatttCCTTTGTGCATCACTTCCACCTTACTATGAATAAAACGAGAGTCTGGATGCACATGAATTAATAGAGATCTACTTGCTCAAAATTTGGCTTTTCTTAGGGTAGTACCTCTAATATGATAATATCAAGGGCCAAATGTCCAATTTAACATATCCTCTGTGACGGCGGAGAAACTGGGACATGAAATGGGCTGATGGCATAAAATTTAAGGATctatcaaaaatacttttttataaaaaatgtggCTTTTATTAGGGAACTATGCCGTATTTCAAGGCCTTAGGTCTCTTTAACGCATAGTCTGTGGCAGCCAAGAATGAAATGGTGTACATTGTCTTAGAGGCTAAGTTTAATTATTTCTTGTTCGCACATAAAAGTCTGTATATTTATTACTTTTGCAAAGGTCCTTGAGACTATGTAATATGGTGCTAAAAATATAGTTAGAAGAAACACAAAATGCTTATAACCTGCATTTTGCACAATAAAAAAGTGCACCTTGAATTCATTTAGTCGTATTCACTAAAGAATCACTAAACAGCTGGCATGAAACCTTGCTTCTTATACGATACATTTATTTTCATGAAGGGCAAAAGTCtgaaaacacaaatatttttccatactctgctttctttttttccatacttttccagACCTGGAAAATACTTATCTTTTTTCAGCCGcagaaagacatcaatacacaAAATGTTTCAAATTCAAGTCCACTGACGTTAATTTTACTACTCCTctctggtttgtttgttggatAAAAATGGCAGATTCGGAATTGTGATTTGACAGATCACCTGTCAAACAAACCCCCCTCAAAGGGTCAATTAATTCAATGTGTTtaaaagattatatatatatatcagaaagtctaaaaaaaatttaaatagccCCTACATTACCACATGTTGTTTAGGGGGGTTTCAAGAGAAATTAAGGCTTGCTCAGTCAAAAGCAATCTCCAGCATAATCAGCTGTCAGATGCAACTAGAATTTCAAatgggactggcttctatggtcagatgaaactaaaaaagaGGCAGCAAACACATGAGTTTGGTGCAACCAGGGATAAAAAGTAACCCATGCCCACATTTAAATAAactgctggatctttaatgttgtgggcctatttttctgccagagatcctggacatcttgtttagatacatggcatcATGTACTAAGAGATAAAAATCTAAACCCAACTGCcactgttagaaatcttataatagGCCGTGTTTAGATATTCCATCAGGACAAGGATCcgaaacaaacacaaaaatgtgtcactgaggaCAGAATAAAGTTTCTGGCATGactgtcccagttccctgacctgaactcTTTAGAAAATGAGTGGGGTGAAGTGAAGGAggagaagcaccaacatggaACTGGGAATCTGCaggatctggagagattctgtatgagggaatggtctctgatctcttgttcggtgttctccaaactcaccAGGGATTACAGGAGAAAATttagagctgttatcttgggaaaaggactttGCAAttattgggtgccaataattgtggccaatgtggactacagaaaaacatttatttcataatgagaccaCCCCACACTTTTTTATCTTTTTACATCAATGAAAgattagaattttgtgatttttttttaacgaaagatcaaaaggataaacaatgcagatttatttccaTAGCTGCCTTTACTCATATTTACACCAAGGGTGCAAATATTTGTGGAGGGTACTGTATATGCATGTTAGATTATTTACAAAAAGTCTTAATGGTCCTATAATAAATTAACTGTTCAATTAACTGCTTTTCTGAATAAACTGATTACCATTTAATGAACTGACAGACTGTTGGCTAATCTTCAGCATGTCTGCTATTAAAATTcattttggatttatttattatttttggagtttacagcaaaaaaaaaactgtgagagGTAGAATTTAGTTCAAGGTCCCACGATCATTTTTGTGGTATCTGCAAAAAGTGATGGAGATGGTAATTCAATTGTGCCAGCTATAATGTGATTTAACAAGTTGACTGTAACACTTAAGAATATCTCTGTCCTGAAGATCCTAGCTaggtcaggtgtgtttgatctccGAGAACAGAATGGGACAAAGCCGGCACAGATGACATACTGACCTGCGTCCTGTAGAGAGCTCTGATCGGTGCGTAGCTGAACTCCTCTCAGCAGACTCAACAGCTCTGAGCGGATATTGGACACCACCTCCCCCATCAGCCCCACCTCAGCGATACCCCTCCAGAAACTCAGCGTCTCATCTGGGGGTCACACACACAGTTCAGCACTCATGGCGTCTGTGGATGCCATCTTCATTAATGTATGAGTGCAGTTTGATGAGCAGCACTGACACATGACTTTCTGAATGTTTACCTGAGATCTCAGCCGAGTCTCTTTTCTCTGGGGTTTCTATCGTGGCTGTGCTCCACTCAACCGTACCAATAACATCATCTTTCTTCTCCTCTGCTGTGGCCGTCTGACCTCCGTTACCCACAGAAACATGCCCTGCAGGACACATACAGATACTATGCATTGAGTCATTGTATAATTTAGGGTTAATTTTTATAGCTTGACGTTAACACCTTCGCCAACCCACCAAATGCAGGTGGATTACAGCAGTGGCGGGTAACACAGTCACtttcactacactcttaaaaataaaggtgcttcacaatgccatagaagaacctttttttttgtctaaatggtttcatatgaacctttaacatctgaagaacctttctgtttcacaaaaggttatttgaaggttcttcagatgataaaaaggtaagaaagaaatggttcctTAAAAAAGCTTTGAAGGAATGGTTCTTCTAAATTCTATGGCATCGCTATGaagaccttttaaagcacctttattttaagagtgtagtcaatATACATTTTACTACAATATTGTCAGCGTTTACAGTTTTTGCTAGATTTGGTTAATGAGAATAGTTCAAAACAAAGATAGCAGACAGCAGAACAGTCACGCATCCCTGAGCGACACAGAGCTGTGTTTCGTTACTAAATGATTCAGCGTTTCTGAATTAATTATTTGTGGTCCATTTGTGGATTCAGtggtccattcataaagacaggcacttgcttcattcttgaatgaatcatcCGTCTGAACGAATTGTTTGAAGGcatgattcaatgattcattcaTTAAGAATGTCActtgctgccatctattggtggtTTACTTTCATAATTAAAAAGCAGATTATCTTTGCATTTTTACCAacatatcatatttttatttttatattgaaaaAGGTCATATTAACTATTTATAGTaacaaaaaataagtaaaattattaataaaatatcagaattaaaaaacaaaaaaaaaaaaaaaatcaagcccTCATTGAGCAAAAAAGTCAAGCCCTGTATATTTTTTACAACTTTCCTAACACATTTTATCCACTGAGAGAATACATACTATAATCAAACATATATTTTGTGCACCCTGTTTTTCACTTTGCTTGATAGTGCATGCATGtacccttaaaggattagttcacttccagaacaaaaatgtacagataatgtacccccttgtcatccaagatgttcatgtcttcttttctttagttgtaaagaaattacgttttttttgaggaaaacatttcaggatttttctccatatagtggacttcaatggtgcccctgagtttgaacttccaaaatgcagtttaaatgcagcctcaaacgatcccaaatgtggttgtaagtggttgagggagaaaatgaaatgggagtttttcaaaaAACACTatgttgaaccagaaaaaaacagagttcaggtagagcaagacaagatgagcgtttgaggttaaaaagtatattaattg of the Garra rufa chromosome 17, GarRuf1.0, whole genome shotgun sequence genome contains:
- the gmeb1 gene encoding glucocorticoid modulatory element-binding protein 1 — its product is MAETEVTVSVEDMVVVKSAEEEDVDPDNQSKTQMILQLQPITAGLGEESSETDAAVVAVETQDEASVEGEDLELGYPITCGESKAILLFKKFVCPGINVKCVKYEDQLISPKQFVHMSGKATLKDWKRAIRMGGVMLRKMMDSGQLDFYQHSTLCTNTCRSTKFDLLINNTRFPPDGSGLSTPTTAQGHVSVGNGGQTATAEEKKDDVIGTVEWSTATIETPEKRDSAEISDETLSFWRGIAEVGLMGEVVSNIRSELLSLLRGVQLRTDQSSLQDAEIAVLSNLAQVFDLLDSIKQILNVRRQMTDPEQTQVLRTLTSLEQQVEEQKRQQSLSWLSQSQALSSLVLPSTPPAKRAPKRPRLQRPASTTVLSTSIAQPFTLQPQQFTVLSPITLSSIGQSFAVAGLGQSSNTVTLHALPAGSQLFTRIATGSDGKNEAIALHPTSGLTLLGTTAMQDHGQLGTVMSPVELVQLTQKATAAGVAQDGQVVAGTVVMQEGVVSVVQEDENQDNTTLIEIDPATADHSVSVMELQLEGDEAGGSATVVEGGEEVVQGETEEAAEIQLDANGQFHNLPVVVVEEETQDAGKAK